A DNA window from Novosphingobium sp. RL4 contains the following coding sequences:
- a CDS encoding MBL fold metallo-hydrolase, whose product MIFEQIATGGCQSYLLGCEASRAAILIDPEQSQIDRYVGLASQLGVHIRYVLDTHTHADHFSASRELGRLLRAPVVMNRLSPAPYAGMRLDDGDMLIVGELRLRALHTPGHTRDSMCILAADRVFTGDTLLIGGTGRTDLPTGDPAALHDSLFGKLLKLPPETLVYPAHDYKGRSHSTIGAEIAENPRLQKTDRDEFVAMMQHLDLAAPTHLTEALRTNMNGGRTVAQLLAEAAARVPFIALEELNARIGTLAGDMIVLDVREKEAFEAGHIPGAVHLPRGQLELRVNAMLCDPTARLVTCCEFGKISTLAAATLRELGFLRAVALDGGVKAWAEAGYPVERQA is encoded by the coding sequence ATGATCTTCGAGCAAATCGCCACGGGCGGCTGCCAGTCATACCTGCTCGGCTGCGAAGCCAGCCGCGCCGCGATCCTGATCGACCCGGAACAGTCCCAGATCGATCGCTATGTCGGCCTGGCGAGCCAGCTCGGCGTCCATATCCGCTACGTGCTCGACACGCACACGCATGCCGATCACTTCTCCGCCAGCCGCGAACTGGGCAGGCTGCTGCGCGCGCCGGTGGTGATGAACCGCCTGAGCCCTGCCCCTTATGCCGGGATGCGACTGGACGATGGGGACATGCTGATCGTCGGCGAGTTGCGCCTGCGCGCCCTGCACACGCCGGGGCATACGCGCGATTCGATGTGCATCCTTGCCGCGGACCGGGTCTTCACCGGAGACACGCTGCTGATCGGCGGCACCGGGCGCACCGATCTTCCCACCGGCGATCCCGCCGCCCTTCATGACAGCCTGTTCGGCAAGCTGCTGAAACTTCCGCCAGAAACGCTGGTCTATCCCGCGCATGACTACAAGGGCCGCAGCCATTCCACCATCGGCGCCGAAATCGCCGAAAATCCGCGCCTGCAAAAGACCGACCGGGATGAATTCGTGGCGATGATGCAGCATCTGGACCTGGCCGCGCCCACCCATCTCACCGAAGCGCTGCGCACCAACATGAACGGCGGCAGGACCGTTGCCCAGCTTCTCGCCGAAGCCGCCGCGCGCGTTCCCTTCATCGCGCTGGAGGAATTGAACGCGCGGATCGGCACCCTAGCCGGCGACATGATCGTGCTCGACGTGCGCGAGAAGGAAGCGTTCGAGGCCGGCCATATTCCCGGCGCCGTCCACCTGCCGCGCGGCCAGCTCGAACTGCGGGTCAACGCGATGCTCTGCGATCCCACCGCCCGGCTGGTGACATGCTGCGAATTCGGCAAGATCTCCACGCTGGCCGCCGCGACCTTGCGCGAACTGGGGTTCCTACGCGCGGTCGCGCTGGACGGCGGCGTCAAGGCATGGGCAGAGGCGGGCTATCCGGTCGAACGTCAGGCCTGA
- a CDS encoding L,D-transpeptidase family protein translates to MLRTLPLVSVAAALLLSACHSERAPSGERTGATSPGQGLAFADAPGGAATESADSLVLRAQVALDRLGFSSGVIDGKKGQSYRLALSGFQQARGLPASGRLDPATQQALLSGSDSAGTRNVVIPADFARGPFVPDLPKDMAGQARFKHLGYRSMAEALAERFHTTPETLLALNGAGTVLGAGRTIRVPDVRDAGLATIEGDESGWADTLQRLGVAAEQPRADHVVVDKSDGALRVYDGANKLIAQFPVTTGSGHDPLPLGTWKIVGEARNPDYHFNPDLFWDAKKSAKDKLLPPGPNGPVGVVWLDLSKAHYGIHGTPEPQNIGRTESHGCVRLTNWDAARLAQMVSAGTKVVFQA, encoded by the coding sequence GTGTTGCGAACCCTGCCGCTTGTCTCCGTCGCCGCGGCCCTGCTGCTCTCCGCCTGCCATTCCGAGCGTGCCCCTTCCGGTGAGCGCACCGGCGCGACATCGCCGGGGCAGGGACTGGCCTTTGCCGACGCGCCGGGCGGCGCCGCCACCGAATCGGCCGACAGCCTCGTGCTGCGCGCGCAAGTCGCGCTCGACCGGCTCGGCTTCTCCTCCGGCGTGATAGACGGCAAGAAAGGCCAGTCCTACCGCCTCGCCCTCAGCGGGTTCCAGCAAGCACGGGGCCTGCCGGCAAGCGGCAGGCTGGACCCGGCGACCCAGCAGGCGCTGCTTTCGGGCAGCGACAGCGCTGGAACGCGCAACGTGGTGATCCCGGCGGACTTCGCGAGAGGCCCGTTCGTGCCGGACCTGCCCAAGGACATGGCCGGGCAGGCGCGGTTCAAGCACCTGGGATACCGCAGCATGGCCGAGGCGCTGGCCGAACGGTTCCACACCACGCCCGAAACGCTGCTGGCGCTCAACGGCGCAGGCACGGTGCTGGGCGCGGGGCGGACGATCCGGGTGCCCGACGTTCGCGATGCCGGACTTGCGACCATCGAGGGGGACGAGAGCGGCTGGGCCGATACCCTCCAGCGCCTTGGCGTCGCGGCGGAGCAACCCAGGGCCGATCACGTCGTGGTCGACAAGTCCGATGGCGCGCTGCGGGTCTATGACGGTGCGAACAAGCTGATCGCGCAGTTCCCGGTGACCACCGGCAGCGGCCACGATCCCCTGCCGCTCGGCACCTGGAAGATCGTGGGAGAGGCGCGCAATCCGGACTATCACTTCAACCCGGACCTGTTCTGGGATGCCAAGAAAAGCGCGAAGGACAAGCTCCTGCCGCCGGGGCCGAACGGGCCTGTCGGCGTGGTCTGGCTGGACTTGTCCAAGGCGCACTACGGCATTCACGGCACGCCCGAACCCCAGAACATCGGCCGCACCGAAAGCCATGGCTGCGTGCGCCTGACCAATTGGGACGCCGCGCGGCTGGCGCAGATGGTTTCGGCGGGAACGAAAGTGGTGTTTCAGGCCTGA
- a CDS encoding 8-amino-7-oxononanoate synthase — translation MSRFDSFFAAALGRIESAGQRRILRPAALEPGGRIRRGGRELIDFSSNDYLGLARHPLLVERARAWTEALGTGSGASRLVTGTSEAHLALEARIAAFKHAEAALIFASGWQANAAVIPALLAAAPGAMVFTDRLVHASMHAGIAISGTRQHRFRHNDLDHLEELLAGKGRDAPARLILTESVFSMDGDRADIARLADIAARHDAFLFADEAHATGVLGPGGAGLSAQVPGGIDLVMGTFSKALGGFGAYVAGSRVMIDYLVNAASGFVFTTAPPPAVLGAIDAALDLVPAMDEERAHLAALGERLRRGLAALGIDHGASSTQIVPAVIGAEEAALGLSRQLEERGLLASAIRPPTVPPGTSRLRLALRATHSKADIDVLLEAIGDAVGPISQAGERR, via the coding sequence ATGAGCAGGTTCGATTCCTTCTTCGCGGCGGCACTCGGCCGGATCGAGAGCGCCGGACAGCGCCGCATCTTGCGTCCCGCCGCGCTGGAGCCCGGCGGCCGCATCCGGCGCGGCGGCCGCGAGCTGATCGACTTTTCCAGCAACGACTATCTCGGCCTTGCCCGGCATCCGCTGCTGGTCGAACGCGCCCGCGCATGGACCGAGGCCCTGGGCACCGGCTCCGGCGCCTCCCGGCTGGTAACCGGCACGAGCGAGGCGCATCTCGCGCTCGAAGCCCGGATCGCCGCGTTCAAACATGCCGAGGCGGCGCTGATCTTCGCCAGCGGCTGGCAGGCCAATGCCGCGGTGATCCCCGCCCTGCTCGCCGCCGCGCCCGGCGCCATGGTCTTCACCGACCGGCTGGTCCACGCCTCCATGCACGCCGGCATCGCCATTTCCGGCACGCGCCAGCACCGTTTCCGCCACAACGACCTCGATCACCTGGAGGAGCTGCTGGCCGGCAAGGGCCGTGACGCGCCCGCCCGGCTGATCCTTACCGAAAGCGTGTTCTCGATGGACGGGGACCGCGCCGATATCGCCCGCCTGGCCGATATCGCCGCCCGGCACGACGCCTTCCTGTTCGCCGACGAAGCCCATGCCACCGGCGTGCTCGGCCCCGGCGGCGCGGGGCTTTCGGCGCAAGTGCCCGGCGGGATCGACCTCGTGATGGGCACCTTCAGCAAGGCGCTCGGCGGATTCGGCGCCTATGTCGCGGGATCGCGGGTGATGATCGACTACCTCGTCAACGCGGCGAGCGGCTTCGTCTTCACCACCGCCCCGCCGCCCGCCGTGCTTGGCGCGATCGACGCCGCGCTCGACCTCGTGCCGGCCATGGACGAGGAGCGCGCCCACCTCGCCGCGCTGGGCGAACGCCTGCGCCGCGGGCTCGCCGCGCTCGGCATCGACCATGGCGCGTCCAGCACGCAGATCGTCCCCGCCGTGATCGGCGCGGAAGAAGCGGCGCTGGGCCTCTCGCGCCAGCTGGAGGAACGCGGCCTGCTCGCCTCGGCGATCCGCCCGCCAACGGTGCCGCCGGGCACCAGCCGCCTGCGCCTTGCGCTGCGGGCAACTCATTCCAAAGCCGATATCGATGTCCTGCTGGAAGCCATCGGCGATGCGGTGGGCCCGATTTCGCAGGCCGGGGAACGGCGATGA
- a CDS encoding alpha/beta fold hydrolase translates to MKLLFAHGWGFGSAFWEPLANLLADMPQAIDDCGYFGTPRACRVEGPCLAITHSYGTMRVLADPPPGLVGIVAINGFERFTARPDRAGVPVRVVDRMLRRFGEDPRAVLAEFRRQCGAGDGFGEIDADLLRTDLLRLRDAQPPLPAVPVLSLQGARDPLLPEAMRAAVFAGAAVSRIESAAGGHLLPLEAPELCAGAVRGMIGHGA, encoded by the coding sequence ATGAAGCTGCTCTTCGCCCATGGCTGGGGTTTCGGCAGCGCATTCTGGGAACCGCTCGCGAACCTGCTGGCGGACATGCCGCAGGCGATCGACGATTGCGGCTACTTCGGCACGCCGCGCGCCTGCCGCGTGGAAGGCCCGTGCCTTGCGATAACCCACTCCTACGGCACGATGCGCGTGCTGGCCGATCCGCCGCCGGGGCTCGTCGGCATCGTGGCGATCAACGGGTTCGAGCGCTTCACCGCCCGTCCCGACCGCGCGGGCGTCCCGGTGCGCGTGGTGGACCGGATGCTGCGCCGTTTCGGCGAGGACCCGCGCGCCGTGCTCGCCGAGTTCCGCCGCCAGTGCGGTGCAGGCGATGGCTTCGGCGAAATCGACGCGGACCTGCTCCGCACCGACTTGCTGCGCCTGCGCGATGCCCAGCCGCCGCTGCCGGCGGTGCCGGTACTTTCGCTGCAAGGCGCGCGCGACCCGCTTTTGCCCGAGGCGATGCGGGCCGCCGTTTTCGCGGGCGCGGCCGTGAGCCGGATCGAAAGCGCCGCGGGCGGACACCTCCTGCCGCTGGAAGCGCCGGAGCTTTGCGCCGGGGCGGTGCGCGGCATGATCGGGCACGGAGCATGA
- a CDS encoding methyltransferase, which translates to MNVPRESIARAFAGAADYDGNARIQRDIAQALAARIAALALPRRPRVLEIGCGTGFLTQALAGLGGDWLVTDLSPEMLERCRARLGEDAHRRFAVLDGEYGDPGGGPFDLICSSLAVQWFDDAPRALARMGGWLAPGGHLMVTTLGPGSFAQWREAHAAEGLAAGTPRFAPVAAFGDFSVTAENRIERHDDPLAFLRALKAIGAHAADAGHRPLSPGQLRRTLARFAQSGCEVTYEVVTCHLHRAR; encoded by the coding sequence ATGAACGTTCCACGTGAAAGCATCGCCCGCGCCTTCGCCGGGGCTGCCGACTATGACGGCAACGCACGCATCCAGCGCGACATCGCGCAGGCCCTCGCCGCGCGGATCGCCGCGCTTGCCCTGCCCCGGCGCCCCCGCGTGCTGGAAATCGGCTGCGGCACCGGATTCCTCACGCAGGCACTGGCGGGCCTTGGCGGGGACTGGCTCGTCACCGACCTCTCGCCCGAGATGCTGGAGCGTTGCCGGGCGCGGCTGGGCGAAGACGCGCACCGCCGCTTCGCCGTGCTCGACGGTGAGTACGGCGATCCCGGCGGCGGCCCGTTCGACCTGATCTGCTCCAGCCTCGCCGTGCAGTGGTTCGACGATGCCCCGCGAGCGCTCGCCCGCATGGGCGGCTGGCTTGCACCCGGCGGCCACCTGATGGTGACGACGCTCGGCCCCGGCAGTTTCGCGCAGTGGCGGGAAGCGCACGCGGCGGAGGGCCTCGCGGCCGGAACGCCCCGCTTCGCCCCGGTCGCGGCCTTCGGCGACTTCTCCGTCACGGCCGAGAACCGCATCGAGCGCCATGACGATCCGCTCGCCTTCCTGCGCGCGCTCAAGGCCATAGGCGCGCACGCCGCCGATGCCGGGCACCGCCCGCTTTCTCCCGGCCAGTTGCGCCGGACGCTGGCTCGTTTTGCCCAAAGCGGATGCGAAGTCACTTACGAGGTCGTGACCTGTCACTTACACCGCGCTAGGTGA
- the bioD gene encoding dethiobiotin synthase — translation MRPQIARPLTVTGTDTEIGKTVFAAALAGALGAHYWKPVQAGLEEDGGDGDRVGRLSGLPAGHILPEAYRLATPCSPHLAAEIDGVEIDPERLALPQVEGPLVVEGAGGVMVPLTRTMTYADQFARWQAPVVLVARTVLGTINHSLLSIEALRSRGVEVLGVAFVGDAVEDSEATICAMGNVRRLGRLPRLASLTPEALARAFAANFRIEDFRA, via the coding sequence ATGAGACCCCAGATCGCCAGACCCCTGACCGTCACCGGAACCGATACCGAAATCGGCAAGACCGTGTTCGCCGCCGCGCTCGCCGGGGCGCTGGGCGCGCATTACTGGAAGCCGGTACAGGCCGGGCTCGAGGAAGACGGCGGCGATGGAGACCGCGTGGGGCGGCTGTCCGGCCTGCCCGCCGGCCACATCCTGCCCGAAGCCTACCGCCTCGCCACCCCCTGCTCCCCGCACCTCGCCGCCGAGATCGACGGGGTGGAGATCGATCCCGAACGGCTCGCCCTGCCGCAGGTAGAAGGGCCGCTGGTGGTCGAGGGGGCGGGCGGCGTCATGGTCCCGCTCACCCGCACCATGACTTATGCCGACCAGTTCGCGCGGTGGCAGGCGCCGGTGGTGCTGGTGGCGCGCACCGTGCTGGGCACGATCAACCATTCGCTGCTCTCGATCGAGGCGCTGCGTTCGCGCGGCGTCGAGGTGCTGGGCGTGGCTTTCGTGGGCGATGCCGTGGAAGACAGCGAGGCCACTATCTGCGCCATGGGCAATGTCCGCCGCCTCGGCCGCCTGCCCCGCCTCGCATCCCTGACCCCCGAGGCCCTGGCCCGCGCCTTTGCAGCAAACTTCCGCATCGAGGACTTCAGGGCATGA
- a CDS encoding adenosylmethionine--8-amino-7-oxononanoate transaminase, whose translation MTSSVWHPFTQHGLGEPVPLVTHAEGALLHTADGKAVVDAVSSWWVTTHGHSHPRIRAAIAEQAQKLDQIIFAGWTHEPAEQVAAGLREIMPESLTRVFFSDSGSTSVEVALKMALGYWHWRGENRHRIVVMENSYHGDTIGAMSVGERGVFNQPYEPLLFGVGRIPFPAAGAEQQTLDALEALCRQPDTAALIVEPLILGAGGMLVYGPETLAAMRDICARHGVLFIADEVMTAWGRTGTLLACEQAGIVPDILCLSKGLTGGAVPLAVTMASEPIFEAHYSADRARMFFHSSSYTANPIACAAAAANLAIWREEPVRERIAALAEKQAGWIAKLGQFCHFDNPRTIGTIAALDLRTAGTSGYMSDLAPRLMAFFRERDVLLRPLGNTVYVMPPYCMTDDQLAQVWDAIGEAVISF comes from the coding sequence ATGACATCATCGGTCTGGCATCCCTTCACGCAGCACGGGCTTGGCGAGCCGGTGCCGCTCGTCACCCATGCCGAGGGCGCGCTGCTGCACACGGCCGACGGCAAGGCGGTGGTGGACGCGGTTTCCTCGTGGTGGGTGACGACGCACGGCCATTCCCATCCGCGCATCCGCGCCGCCATCGCGGAGCAGGCGCAGAAACTCGACCAGATCATCTTCGCCGGATGGACGCACGAACCGGCCGAACAGGTCGCCGCCGGCCTGCGCGAGATCATGCCGGAAAGCCTGACGCGGGTGTTCTTCTCCGATTCGGGTTCGACCAGTGTCGAAGTCGCGCTGAAGATGGCGCTCGGCTACTGGCACTGGCGGGGCGAGAACCGCCACCGGATCGTGGTGATGGAGAATTCCTACCACGGCGACACCATCGGCGCGATGTCGGTGGGGGAGCGCGGCGTGTTCAACCAGCCCTACGAGCCGCTGCTGTTCGGCGTCGGCCGCATTCCCTTCCCCGCAGCGGGCGCGGAACAGCAGACGCTGGACGCGCTGGAGGCGCTCTGCCGCCAGCCGGACACCGCCGCCCTGATCGTGGAACCGCTGATCCTCGGCGCGGGCGGGATGCTGGTATACGGCCCGGAAACGCTTGCCGCGATGCGCGATATCTGCGCGCGGCACGGGGTCCTGTTCATCGCCGACGAAGTGATGACGGCATGGGGCCGCACCGGCACCCTGCTCGCCTGCGAACAGGCCGGCATCGTCCCCGACATCCTCTGCCTTTCCAAGGGGCTGACCGGGGGCGCCGTCCCGCTCGCCGTCACCATGGCCAGCGAGCCGATCTTCGAGGCGCATTACTCCGCCGACCGCGCGCGGATGTTCTTCCACTCGTCAAGCTACACGGCAAACCCGATCGCCTGCGCCGCCGCCGCCGCCAACCTGGCGATCTGGCGCGAGGAGCCGGTGCGCGAAAGGATCGCCGCGCTGGCGGAAAAGCAGGCGGGCTGGATCGCGAAGCTCGGCCAGTTCTGCCATTTCGACAATCCCCGCACGATCGGCACGATCGCCGCGCTGGACCTCAGGACCGCCGGCACCAGCGGCTACATGAGCGACCTCGCTCCGCGCCTCATGGCCTTCTTCCGGGAACGCGACGTGCTGCTGCGCCCGCTCGGGAACACGGTCTACGTCATGCCGCCCTACTGCATGACCGACGATCAGCTCGCACAGGTGTGGGATGCCATCGGCGAAGCGGTGATATCGTTCTGA
- a CDS encoding catalase has translation MTETTPGGGKCPYAHGETSLTPTPLTTAFGAPVVDNSNSLTAGPRGPLLMQDVWLLEKLANLNREVIPERRMHAKGSGAFGTFTVTGDVSRYTRAKFLGEAGKQTEIFARFTTVAGERGAADAERDIRGFAVKFYTEEGNWDMVGNNTPVFFVRDPRKFPDLNKAVKRDPRTNMRSATNNWDFWTLLPEAFHQVTYVMGDRGIPRSYRHMDGFSSHTYSFYNEAGERFWVKFHFKTQQGHAHLTDAEAAAIVAGDRESHQRDLYDAIERGDFPKWKVMVQIMAEEEAATCGFHPFDLTKVWSQKTYPLIEVGMMELNRNPENFFADVEQSAFSPSNLVPGIGVSPDKMLQARLFAYSDAQRYRLGVNHHQIPVNAARCPVFTNHRDGQGRVDGNYGGLPHYHPNSFGQWQGQGEYREPPMKIDGNADFWNFREDDDDYYSQPRALFELIDADQKQRLFENTARAMGDAPDFIKQRHIDNCTRCHPAYGQGVASALGMSVNPALSPVPETAD, from the coding sequence ATGACCGAAACCACACCCGGCGGCGGAAAGTGCCCCTACGCCCACGGCGAGACTTCGCTCACTCCTACCCCTCTCACCACCGCCTTCGGCGCGCCGGTGGTCGACAATTCCAATTCGCTGACTGCCGGGCCGCGCGGGCCGCTGCTGATGCAGGACGTGTGGCTGCTGGAGAAGCTGGCCAACCTCAACCGCGAAGTCATCCCCGAGCGGCGCATGCATGCCAAGGGTTCGGGCGCGTTCGGCACTTTCACCGTCACCGGTGACGTCAGCCGCTATACCCGCGCGAAGTTCCTGGGCGAGGCGGGCAAGCAGACCGAGATCTTCGCGCGCTTCACCACGGTTGCGGGCGAGCGCGGCGCCGCCGATGCCGAACGCGACATTCGCGGCTTCGCGGTGAAGTTCTACACCGAGGAAGGCAACTGGGACATGGTCGGCAACAACACGCCGGTCTTCTTCGTGCGCGATCCCCGCAAGTTCCCCGATCTCAACAAGGCGGTGAAGCGCGATCCCCGCACCAACATGCGCAGCGCCACCAACAACTGGGACTTCTGGACCCTGCTGCCGGAGGCGTTCCACCAAGTCACTTATGTCATGGGCGATCGCGGCATCCCCAGGAGCTACCGCCACATGGACGGCTTCTCCAGCCACACCTACTCGTTCTACAACGAGGCGGGCGAGCGGTTCTGGGTGAAGTTCCACTTCAAGACCCAGCAGGGCCACGCCCACCTGACCGACGCCGAAGCGGCGGCAATCGTGGCAGGTGACCGCGAATCGCACCAGCGCGATCTCTACGACGCCATCGAGCGCGGCGATTTCCCGAAGTGGAAGGTCATGGTGCAGATCATGGCCGAGGAAGAAGCGGCGACCTGCGGGTTCCACCCCTTCGACCTCACCAAGGTCTGGTCGCAGAAGACCTACCCGCTGATCGAGGTCGGCATGATGGAGCTGAACCGCAATCCGGAGAACTTCTTCGCCGATGTGGAGCAGAGCGCCTTCAGCCCTTCCAACCTCGTTCCCGGCATCGGCGTCTCTCCCGACAAGATGCTGCAGGCGCGTCTCTTCGCCTATTCGGATGCGCAGCGTTACCGCCTTGGCGTGAACCACCACCAGATCCCGGTGAACGCCGCGCGCTGCCCGGTCTTCACCAACCACCGCGACGGCCAGGGCCGGGTGGACGGCAACTACGGCGGCCTGCCGCACTACCACCCGAACTCGTTCGGGCAGTGGCAGGGCCAGGGCGAGTACCGCGAACCGCCGATGAAGATCGATGGAAACGCCGATTTCTGGAACTTCCGCGAGGATGATGACGACTACTACAGCCAGCCGCGCGCCCTGTTCGAACTGATCGACGCCGACCAGAAGCAGCGTCTGTTCGAGAATACGGCCCGCGCCATGGGCGATGCGCCGGACTTCATCAAGCAGCGGCACATCGACAACTGCACCCGCTGCCATCCGGCTTACGGCCAGGGCGTGGCCAGCGCACTGGGCATGAGCGTGAACCCCGCGCTCTCGCCCGTGCCCGAGACGGCAGACTGA
- a CDS encoding NAD(P)H-dependent flavin oxidoreductase: protein MAANSKTSALMARGCEFLGSEYAILCGAMSWVSERNLVSAISNAGGFGVIACGAMNPELLDKEIEGTRALTDKPFGVNLITMHPQLFELIAVCAKHKVGHVVLAGGIPPKGSVEAIKESGAKVICFAPTLALGKKLLRSGADALVIEGMEAGGHIGPVSTSVLAQEILPALAADNLVFVAGGIGRGEAMAGYLEMGAAGVQLGTRFACASESIAHADFKKAFFRASARDAVASVQVDPRLPVIPVRALKNKGTEEFTAKQIEVAKRLDSGELDMGQAQLSIEHFWAGALRRAVIDGDVESGSVMAGQSVGMVSKEEPVADIIAALLAESEAALSNRSAA, encoded by the coding sequence ATGGCCGCCAACTCCAAGACCTCGGCGCTGATGGCGCGGGGATGCGAATTTCTCGGCAGCGAATATGCCATCCTGTGCGGCGCCATGTCCTGGGTATCCGAACGCAATCTCGTCTCGGCCATCAGCAATGCCGGCGGCTTTGGCGTCATTGCATGTGGTGCGATGAACCCCGAGCTCCTCGACAAGGAGATCGAAGGGACGCGCGCCCTGACCGACAAGCCTTTCGGTGTCAACCTCATCACCATGCATCCGCAGCTCTTCGAGCTGATCGCGGTCTGCGCGAAGCACAAGGTCGGCCATGTCGTGCTGGCCGGCGGCATTCCGCCCAAGGGCAGCGTCGAGGCGATCAAGGAATCGGGCGCCAAGGTGATCTGCTTCGCGCCCACGCTGGCGCTGGGCAAGAAGCTGCTGCGCTCCGGCGCCGACGCGCTGGTGATCGAGGGCATGGAAGCCGGCGGCCACATCGGCCCGGTTTCCACTTCGGTGCTGGCCCAGGAAATCCTGCCCGCGCTCGCCGCCGACAACCTCGTCTTCGTGGCGGGCGGTATCGGCCGGGGCGAGGCCATGGCCGGATACCTGGAAATGGGCGCGGCGGGCGTGCAGCTCGGCACCCGTTTTGCCTGCGCAAGCGAATCCATCGCTCACGCCGATTTCAAGAAGGCGTTCTTCCGGGCCTCGGCACGCGATGCGGTTGCCTCGGTGCAGGTCGATCCGCGCCTGCCGGTGATCCCGGTGCGCGCGCTCAAGAACAAGGGCACCGAGGAATTCACCGCCAAGCAGATCGAAGTCGCCAAGCGCCTCGATTCCGGTGAACTGGACATGGGCCAGGCGCAGCTTTCGATCGAGCACTTCTGGGCAGGCGCGCTGCGCCGCGCGGTGATCGACGGCGACGTCGAGAGCGGCTCGGTCATGGCCGGCCAGTCGGTGGGCATGGTCAGCAAGGAAGAGCCGGTCGCGGACATCATCGCCGCCCTCCTGGCCGAATCCGAAGCGGCGCTTTCCAACCGCTCCGCTGCCTGA
- the purU gene encoding formyltetrahydrofolate deformylase yields the protein MAEPLILALSCTDRPGIVARVTGYLAQAGGNIIEAQQFNDLEEDKFFMRVAFDPGSADREAFSEGFGAIAHEYGMAWSMTRRDRPRRVLLLVSKFDHCLADLLYRQRIGEMAMEVVGIVSNHPREAINSLMIGDIPFHHLPVTRDTKAHQEAQIRALVNETRAELVVLARYMQILSDEMAAFLSGRCINIHHSFLPGFKGAKPYHQAHARGVKMIGATAHYVTADLDEGPIIHQDVETVTHADTPEDMVRKGRDIERRVLAEAVRLHLEDRVLLNGSRTVVFRS from the coding sequence ATGGCTGAACCGCTGATCCTCGCGCTGTCCTGCACCGACCGTCCCGGCATCGTCGCCCGCGTTACCGGCTACCTCGCGCAGGCGGGCGGCAACATCATCGAGGCGCAGCAGTTCAACGACCTCGAGGAAGACAAGTTCTTCATGCGCGTGGCCTTCGATCCGGGCTCCGCGGATCGCGAGGCGTTCAGCGAAGGGTTCGGCGCGATCGCGCACGAATACGGCATGGCCTGGTCGATGACCCGGCGCGACCGCCCGCGCCGGGTGCTGCTGCTGGTCAGCAAGTTCGACCACTGCCTCGCCGACCTGCTCTACCGCCAGCGCATCGGCGAAATGGCGATGGAAGTGGTGGGGATCGTCTCCAACCACCCGCGCGAGGCGATCAACTCGCTGATGATCGGCGATATCCCGTTCCATCATCTGCCCGTCACGCGGGACACCAAAGCCCATCAGGAAGCGCAGATCCGTGCGCTGGTGAACGAGACCCGGGCCGAACTGGTGGTGCTGGCGCGCTACATGCAGATCCTCTCGGACGAGATGGCGGCCTTCCTTTCGGGGCGCTGCATCAATATCCACCACTCGTTCCTGCCGGGCTTCAAGGGCGCCAAGCCCTATCACCAGGCCCATGCGCGCGGCGTGAAGATGATCGGCGCCACCGCGCACTACGTCACCGCCGACCTCGACGAAGGCCCGATCATCCACCAGGACGTGGAAACCGTGACTCACGCCGATACGCCCGAGGACATGGTCCGCAAGGGCCGCGACATCGAGCGCCGCGTGCTGGCAGAGGCCGTGCGCCTGCATCTTGAGGACCGCGTGCTCCTGAACGGTTCGCGCACGGTGGTCTTCCGAAGCTGA
- a CDS encoding VOC family protein, with protein sequence MPVNGVDHVNILTDDLEATASFYERVLGLTRSDNPTIAKGIAGYWMRDAAGHAIVHLVDRTTAPGRYDEYRPGQPTNALHHFALRCSGFAETVATIEQLGLAHRVMEHPGLGLRQVFLVDPNAVNLELNFPGD encoded by the coding sequence ATGCCCGTCAACGGTGTCGATCACGTCAATATCCTTACCGACGATCTTGAGGCGACCGCCTCGTTCTACGAACGGGTGCTCGGCCTCACCCGCAGCGACAATCCCACGATCGCCAAAGGCATCGCCGGCTACTGGATGCGCGATGCGGCGGGCCATGCGATCGTCCACCTCGTGGACCGCACCACCGCGCCGGGCCGCTACGACGAATACCGGCCCGGACAGCCGACCAACGCGCTCCACCATTTCGCCCTGCGCTGCTCGGGCTTTGCCGAAACGGTGGCCACGATCGAGCAGCTCGGCCTTGCGCACCGGGTGATGGAACACCCCGGCCTCGGCCTGCGGCAGGTGTTCCTGGTGGACCCCAATGCGGTGAACCTCGAACTCAACTTCCCCGGAGACTGA